One Mytilus trossulus isolate FHL-02 chromosome 5, PNRI_Mtr1.1.1.hap1, whole genome shotgun sequence DNA segment encodes these proteins:
- the LOC134718975 gene encoding uncharacterized protein LOC134718975 isoform X1: MVCTVLKTATDDTIILSNYSVSEGILVQVGCREFGQRLTGGANAVTCLPSGWSPAQTTFKCEWNGELNTYEKLIIGLGSAGGGVLLFGFLLICCLALKYRQDGREKDSDVDSYPPSAINEKVGYAQYGNGGGGGGGGGIRGYRPSGNYEKKITSEPRNDFKTDSRYDTSKRDPILWSGYGSNPSSNPPRDAGRSEPADGYQFYSGKNPQNPSSQYDNRAFERNDYERGSGYRDTGYQGTNYQQGKREDYRWNGQLPRAHMARDDRHNRQY, from the exons tttgtacAGTACTGAAAACAGCTACCGATGATACAATCATATTATCAAATTATAGTGTTTCTGAAGGAATCCTGGTGCAGGTTGGATGTCGGGAGTTTGGACAGAGACTTACTGGTGGAGCGAACGCGGTCACGTGTTTACCTAGTGGATGGAGTCCTGCTCAAACTACGTTTAAATGTGAAT GGAATGGAGAGTTAAACACTTATGAAAAGTTGATAATTGGACTAGGGTCTGCTGGTGGTGGAGTGCTGTTATTTGGTTTCTTGTTGATATGCTGCTTAGCCCTGAAATACAGACAAGACGG GCGAGAGAAAGACAGTGATGTCGACAGTTATCCGCCGTCTGCTATTAATGAAAAGGTTGGATATGCCCAGTATGGCAATGGTGGAGGCGGTGGTGGTGGTGGCGGTATTCGTGGCTACAGACCAAGTGGCAATTACGAGAAAAAGATAACATCAGAGCCTCGTAATGACTTCAAAACGGACTCACGTTATGATACATCAAAGCGTGACCCAATTTTATGGTCGGGTTACGGCTCGAATCCTAGTTCTAATCCACCaag GGATGCAGGTCGATCTGAACCAGCAGACGGATATCAATTTTATTCCGGGAAAAATCCACAAAATCCATCATCCCAATATGATAATAGAGCATTTGAACGGAACGACTACGAAAGAGGTTCCGGATATCGAGATACTGGTTACCAGGGTACAAATTACCAACAAGGAAAACGTGAGGATTATAGATG gAATGGACAGTTACCTCGAGCTCATATGGCGCGTGATGATCGACACAACAGACAATACTAG
- the LOC134718975 gene encoding uncharacterized protein LOC134718975 isoform X2: MVCTVLKTATDDTIILSNYSVSEGILVQVGCREFGQRLTGGANAVTCLPSGWSPAQTTFKCEWNGELNTYEKLIIGLGSAGGGVLLFGFLLICCLALKYRQDGREKDSDVDSYPPSAINEKVGYAQYGNGGGGGGGGGIRGYRPSGNYEKKITSEPRNDFKTDSRYDTSKRDPILWSGYGSNPSSNPPRDAGRSEPADGYQFYSGKNPQNPSSQYDNRAFERNDYERGSGYRDTGYQGTNYQQGKREDYRWN, from the exons tttgtacAGTACTGAAAACAGCTACCGATGATACAATCATATTATCAAATTATAGTGTTTCTGAAGGAATCCTGGTGCAGGTTGGATGTCGGGAGTTTGGACAGAGACTTACTGGTGGAGCGAACGCGGTCACGTGTTTACCTAGTGGATGGAGTCCTGCTCAAACTACGTTTAAATGTGAAT GGAATGGAGAGTTAAACACTTATGAAAAGTTGATAATTGGACTAGGGTCTGCTGGTGGTGGAGTGCTGTTATTTGGTTTCTTGTTGATATGCTGCTTAGCCCTGAAATACAGACAAGACGG GCGAGAGAAAGACAGTGATGTCGACAGTTATCCGCCGTCTGCTATTAATGAAAAGGTTGGATATGCCCAGTATGGCAATGGTGGAGGCGGTGGTGGTGGTGGCGGTATTCGTGGCTACAGACCAAGTGGCAATTACGAGAAAAAGATAACATCAGAGCCTCGTAATGACTTCAAAACGGACTCACGTTATGATACATCAAAGCGTGACCCAATTTTATGGTCGGGTTACGGCTCGAATCCTAGTTCTAATCCACCaag GGATGCAGGTCGATCTGAACCAGCAGACGGATATCAATTTTATTCCGGGAAAAATCCACAAAATCCATCATCCCAATATGATAATAGAGCATTTGAACGGAACGACTACGAAAGAGGTTCCGGATATCGAGATACTGGTTACCAGGGTACAAATTACCAACAAGGAAAACGTGAGGATTATAGATG GAACTAG